In the genome of Cryptomeria japonica chromosome 8, Sugi_1.0, whole genome shotgun sequence, one region contains:
- the LOC131050085 gene encoding uncharacterized protein LOC131050085 — protein sequence MASRFEEEETVDGPVYNLGKGTTSIHVEALDGLVHVNSLFTLAVFVGLTISPGDGVLVESANCLAGEDISRNLMTFQVVSFSSFLFSSLVAQGLKQAIVLIDSNNVKMIFKAYINNTFLRVGMLLSAIGSVCGSIFLMLALMDLIQIKLGTLSCGSGRSIGAVVPLFMLVPTALVIYICIVSYAFLH from the exons ATGGCTTCCAG ATTTGAGGAGGAGGAGACTGTGGATGGACCCGTTTATAATTTAGGCAAAGGAACCACAAGCATTCATGTCGAAGCCCTTGATGGCCTCGTCCATGTAAATTCCCTATTTACGTTAGCTGTATTTGTTGGTTTGACAATTTCTCCTGGCGATGGAGTATTAGTGGAAAGTGCAAATTGTTTAGCAGGTGAAGACATTTCAAGAAACCTTATGACATTCCAGGTAGTGTCATTCAGTTCATTTCTGTTCTCCAGCTTGGTTGCACAGGGATTGAAGCAAGCCATAGTTCTGATCGATAGCAACAATGTTAAGATGATCTTCAAGGCTTATATCAACAACACCTTTCTAAGAGTTGGGATGcttttatctgcaataggttcagTTTGTGGGTCTATTTTTCTGATGCTGGCTCTAATGGATTTGATTCAAATAAAACTTGGAACCCTTTCCTGTGGAAGTGGTCGGTCTATAGGAGCAGTTGTACCTCTTTTCATGTTAGTACCAACAGCCTTGGTTATCTACATTTGCATTGTTTCGTATGCTTTCTTGCATTAG